Proteins from a single region of Hordeum vulgare subsp. vulgare chromosome 6H, MorexV3_pseudomolecules_assembly, whole genome shotgun sequence:
- the LOC123402826 gene encoding disease resistance protein RGA5-like produces MATPIVTAAAGVMNPLIGKLTTLMGEEYKKLKGVRKEVSFLRDELSAMNAALEKLEFMEKLEPDTKDWRDHVREMAYDMENCIDDFMQDTGGAHTNAGAGFMKRMSRRLKTLRVHHRIAGQIEDLKALAVEANERRIRYKIDNCNTSCGSVDIDPRISVIYKDVAGLVGTDGPKKEVLSLLTVTEKKLKVVSIVGFGGLGKTTLANQVYDDLEGQFDCKAFIPVSQKPDMPRLLNSLRLKLGINELSGICEVQDIIGQLREHLANKRYFIIVDDLWDQEAWEIIRSAFPPNCNGSRVIVTTRVEDVAISACSYQREQIYKMKPLGSKDSRRLFMNRVFGPENMCPSNYEEVSNEILKKCGGLPLAIITIASLLACRQERSRNDWENIRNSLGAQFAINPTLKGMRSILNLSYMNLPLHLRTCFLYLGMYPEDYEIMRDDLVRKWIAEGLVGNSHGKTLEDIGISYFNELVNRSLIQPVINYRGLCCKVHDMMLDLILNKCAEDNFSSVAYTSEDMTRLRDCTSKIRRLSLISRVDRTTSETISWTISDSISQVRSLVWFGDCKSIPRLSELKYIRVLSFECSYFSESSRLDLTAISQLFQLRYLKVSGYFYAELPAEIRGLVHLDTLDVPNGSIPSDIEHLPRLSNLRMGLYGIIGLPERIGIMESLLTLDGFRLERSSLEALEGLGKLTNLRSLELHSYDGAECNLLEKAAKFDAFASSICKLRNLKYLKIVGNHDDKDDILGSVPDPPALIEEMYIDSWKMLGVPKWIGDLSCLHSLELYVREAKTDAITVLGALPSLVYLYLRVVTCPKAGAVIVSKGLFPLLERLTFFSQEDVTPYLGFEAGAMPKVRELSLELDETSWGGAAPVGIEHLLGLQQISLTVWCKEKESPEQVKLQVRSAFSNAVQLHPKPPSVDIKCYPNL; encoded by the exons ATGGCAACGCCAATCGTGACTGCCGCGGCGGGGGTGATGAATCCCCTCATCGGCAAGCTCACCACCCTGATGGGTGAAGAGTACAAGAAGCTCAAAGGAGTGAGGAAGGAGGTGTCTTTTCTCAGGGACGAGCTCAGCGCCATGAATGCTGCCCTTGAGAAGCTGGAGTTCATGGAAAAGCTCGAGCCAGATACCAAGGACTGGAGGGATCATGTCAGGGAGATGGCCTACGACATGGAGAATTGCATCGATGACTTCATGCAGGATACTGGAGGTGCCCACACCAACGCCGGTGCAGGTTTCATGAAGAGGATGTCTCGGCGTCTGAAGACGCTGAGGGTGCATCACCGGATTGCCGGCCAGATCGAAGACCTCAAGGCTCTTGCAGTAGAGGCAAATGAACGGCGAATAAG gTACAAGATTGACAACTGCAATACTAGTTGTGGCTCTGTGGATATAGATCCGCGGATTTCAGTGATCTACAAAGATGTTGCTGGACTAGTGGGTACTGATGGCCCAAAGAAGGAGGTTCTCAGTTTGTTAACCGTCACCGAGAAGAAACTCAAGGTGGTGTCCATCGTGGGATTCGGAGGACTTGGTAAAACCACCCTTGCTAATCAGGTGTATGATGATCTCGAAGGGCAATTTGACTGTAAGGCATTTATTCCCGTCTCTCAAAAACCAGACATGCCACGGCTTCTCAATAGCCTAAGATTAAAGCTTGGGATAAATGAGTTATCTGGTATTTGTGAGGTGCAAGACATCATCGGTCAACTTAGAGAACACCTTGCAAACAAGAG GTATTTTATTATAGTCGATGACTTGTGGGATCAAGAAGCATGGGAGATTATAAGAAGTGCCTTCCCACCAAATTGTAATGGGAGCAGAGTAATAGTAACCACACGAGTGGAAGACGTTGCAATCTCAGCATGTTCTTATCAACGTGAGCAAATTTACAAAATGAAGCCCCTTGGGTCTAAAGATTCAAGAAGGTTATTCATGAACAGAGTATTTGGGCCTGAAAACATGTGTCCATCTAATTATGAAGAAGTCTCAAATGAAATTCTGAAGAAGTGTGGCGGGCTGCCACTTGCAATCATTACGATAGCTAGCCTATTAGCATGTCGTCAAGAAAGATCAAGGAATGACTGGGAGAACATACGGAATTCTCTGGGTGCTCAGTTTGCCATAAACCCCACACTGAAAGGGATGAGGAGTATATTAAACCTCAGCTATATGAATCTTCCTCTTCATCTCCGCACTTGCTTTCTTTACCTTGGTATGTATCCAGAAGACTATGAGATTATGAGGGATGATCTAGTCCGAAAATGGATAGCCGAAGGCTTGGTTGGTAATTCACATGGAAAAACTTTGGAGGATATTGGAATAAGTTatttcaatgagctagtcaatagAAGCCTGATTCAGCCTGTAATTAACTACAGGGGACTGTGTTGCAAAGTACATGATATGATGCTGGATTTGATCCTAAACAAGTGTGCAGAAGACAATTTCAGTAGTGTGGCATATACTTCTGAAGACATGACAAGATTGCGTGACTGCACGTCCAAGATCCGTCGGTTATCCCTGATCTCACgtgttgatagaacaacaagtgaAACAATATCATGGACTATTTCAGATAGCATATCACAAGTTCGGTCATTGGTGTGGTTCGGAGATTGCAAGTCCATACCTCGTCTTTCTGAGTTAAAGTATATCCGTGTGTTATCCTTTGAATGCTCATATTTCTCTGAGAGTTCACGTCTGGACCTCACTGCTATCAGCCAATTGTTTCAACTGCGGTATTTAAAGGTTTCAGGTTATTTCTATGCAGAGCTTCCCGCTGAAATTCGGGGGCTTGTGCATTTGGATACGTTGGATGTACCAAATGGAAGCATCCCGTCAGACATAGAGCACTTGCCCCGCTTGTCTAATCTGAGAATGGGTTTGTATGGGATTATAGGGCTACCTGAAAGGATCGGGATCATGGAATCACTTCTCACACTCGATGGTTTCAGACTGGAGAGGAGTTCGCTGGAGGCTCTTGAGGGCCTTGGTAAGCTGACTAATCTGAGGAGTCTGGAGCTTCATAGCTACGATGGTGCTGAGTGCAATCTGCTGGAGAAGGCGGCGAAGTTTGATGCTTTCGCCTCTTCTATTTGTAAGCTACGCAACCTCAAATATCTCAAGATCGTAGGCAATCATGATGATAAGGACGACATTTTAGGCTCAGTTCCAGATCCTCCCGCCCTTATCGAGGAAATGTACATTGACAGCTGGAAGATGTTGGGAGTTCCTAAATGGATCGGTGATCTCAGTTGCCTACATAGCCTGGAATTATATGTTAGGGAGGCGAAAACTGATGCGATTACTGTTCTTGGAGCACTGCCATCCCTCGTCTACCTCTACCTTAGAGTCGTGACATGCCCAAAAGCAGGGGCTGTAATCGTCAGCAAGGGATTATTCCCACTTCTGGAGCGCCTTACATTCTTCTCTCAAGAAGATGTTACGCCATATCTGGGTTTCGAGGCAGGAGCTATGCCCAAGGTACGAGAGCTCAGTCTGGAACTCGATGAGACGTCGTGGGGTGGAGCTGCACCAGTCGGCATCGAGCACCTCTTGGGCCTCCAGCAGATCAGTTTAACTGTATGGTGCAAAGAGAAGGAATCTCCTGAACAAGTGAAGCTCCAAGTCCGGTCTGCGTTTAGTAACGCCGTGCAACTGCACCCAAAGCCTCCTTCCGTGGATATTAAATGCTACCCCAACTTGTGA